From one Colletotrichum destructivum chromosome 3, complete sequence genomic stretch:
- a CDS encoding Putative LysM domain-containing protein, whose product MTPYRDTGNACDYVLSEWRNDTDSTPRECDECILGPIQLEVNSPIGHTEARAGEFKAAMSSCSVKGYAYTNQPPYVQSQTSASPESPTLVLQDWSARRMSSECATTYRVQEGDTCDSIAVAQEVPSRDLVEANDKLDGWCGGLEAGMDLCLPAKCKMHPLKPEDSCESLLEAYGAGQKSLAEWNPRLYIQCDNLNAITGYICVG is encoded by the coding sequence ATGACGCCCTACAGGGACACAGGAAACGCGTGCGACTACGTGCTGAGTGAATGGCGGAACGATACTGATTCGACGCCCCGCGAATGTGACGAATGCATCCTCGGGCCCATACAGCTGGAGGTCAACTCGCCCATTGGCCACACTGaggcccgcgccggcgagTTCAAGGCGGCCATGTCCAGCTGCAGCGTCAAGGGCTACGCCTACACAAACCAGCCGCCGTATGTCCAGAGCCAAACGTCCGCCTCCCCCGAGTCCCCTACCTTGGTCCTCCAGGACTGGTCTGCGCGACGCATGTCATCCGAATGTGCCACTACCTACCGTGTCCAGGAGGGCGACACGTGCGACAGCATCGCCGTTGCGCAAGAGGTGCCGAGCAGGGACCTCGTGGAAGCCAACGACAAGCTAGATGGCTGGTGCGGTGGTCTCGAAGCCGGCATGGACTTGTGCCTGCCCGCCAAGTGCAAAATGCACCCCCTGAAGCCTGAAGATTCATGCGAGTCGCTGCTGGAGGCGTATGGCGCTGGGCAGAAGAGCCTAGCCGAGTGGAACCCGAGGTTATACATTCAATGCGACAACTTGAATGCCATTACAGGCTACATCTGCGTAGGGTGA
- a CDS encoding Putative glycoside hydrolase family 71 — translation MKFLFILLKLLSWAKTALHWTSFAHFMVGNTERNSGPDWIDDIKLAQEALIDAFALNMARGEPMNVKAIADALSNAEAPGFKLFFSFDYAGRGPFSKDEVVSWINKYAPSSAYFRHQGKPLVSTFEGPDQAEDWHDIKAITNCFFVPDWSSLGAGPAVRAASGVAYGLFGWAGWP, via the exons ATGAAATTTTTATTCATTTTGTTGAAGTTATTGTCATGGGCAAAAACAGCCCTTCACTGGACTTCTTTTGCCCATTTCATG GTTGGCAACACAGAGCGCAATTCAGGACCTGACTGGATTGACGACATCAAACTGGCCCAAGAAGCCCTTATCGATGCCTTCGCCCTCAATATGGCCCGAGGGGAACCAATGAACGTCAAAGCCATTGCAGACGCCCTCTCAAACGCCGAGGCACCAGGTTTcaagctcttcttctcctttgaCTACGCCGGCCGCGGTCCCTTCTCGAAAGACGAGGTAGTCTCATGGATCAACAAATACGCCCCTAGCAGTGCCTACTTCCGGCACCAGGGGAAGCCCCTTGTCTCGACCTTCGAAGGCCCTGACCAGGCTGAAGATTGGCACGACATCAAAGCAATAACCAACTGCTTTTTCGTACCGGACTGGTCGTCTTTGGGCGCTGGGCCCGCGGTAAGAGCAGCTAGCGGTGTTGCATATGGACTCTTCGGCTGGGCCGGCTGGCCATGA
- a CDS encoding Putative Acyl transferase domain superfamily, phosphopantetheine binding ACP domain, thiolase, with amino-acid sequence MGSSHALRDNVPIAVVGLACRLPGDATCPTEYWSLLKEGRDAYSTDTDRYNTSAFYHANPKDRQNVLPTKGGHFLKEDPYAFDTSFFKLTAAEAAVLDPKQRILLEVTYEALENAGLPLPRVAGTRTACIIGTAWSDYRDALVRDFEQWPRLYLMGVSDEMVSNRLSHYFDLRGPSLTVETACSSSLVAIHQACESLRSGQAEMAVAGGINMILGPEATMELNSLGVLNPDGRSLSFDEGANGYGRAEGCGIVVLKPLDQAVRDGDHIRAVIRGSGVNSDGWTKTISTPSGQAQADLIRQVYESNGLDYDSTQYVEAHGTGTKVGDPIELGAIHDTIGRNASQSRKLYVGSVKANIGHLEPAAGVAGFIKGVLSLEHGMIPPNVHFHKANSRIPFDKWNMVVPTSLTPWPAAETKRMSVSSFGMGGTNAHVVLEEYQKPAKLLTNGHSSHDLDTPSSGVVVDKKRLFVFSSHDQAGIKRVSDTLLRHLANVRRENPTWTPEKGEPEYLANLAHTLSTARSSLGWKASCVASSLSQLEAHLAAAPAEEAWKISRASSSSSSASESKQIRIGFVFTGQGAQWAGMGIELLARPVFRDSVARSTAILKSLGCTWDPVAELSKTGKESRLGKPEISQPVCSVLQIALVDEIRSWGSPGLSKPAKVVGHSSGEIAAAYCMGALTHRDALVVAYSRGTASALLPTVAPHLNGAMMAAGCSRETADDLIEKLGLAGQVGVGCVNSPSSITLSGDSTAIDAMAAALEEQKIFCRRLKVQVAYHSSHVAAVSGEYYQAMEGVEPVPVVSADEDNGDDSGAPRPRMISSVLGDEVSYEQLGPFYWLQNFLSPVLFSDALKNLVQPEGKTEPEIDLLVEIGPHSTLGGPIEQILSHYGVKDVAYQSLLRRGADAVETSLRLAQELCHQGIPLDLAKVNGDVPSVDLLTDLPPYPWMHDNKYNAYPRVQRERWFRNQPARGLLGAPTPVMQEKQHVWRGFIRLDDEPWLAGHKVGDTVVFPAAGMISMVLEAVQQLAEPGKTINALRLRDVSVMAALSILEGVATETVVTISHGSGSSGQGGPWWDFTLSSANTSSSQLRDNCRGLIAIDYAAGKSEHMAREEAHVVTQRAAQYREAVQELREPIAKDDFYEQIAQGTGFKYGELFQGVEDLLVGPGKTHFRLRVTDIGKTFSQGQMGPDTETEPEPEPKAGPKTRPDNGTQHRRPFLIHAATLDAIFQCWVGATYRNGGLGLKPFAPTRLGAMEIRMDVPGAPDEIMVGYSTNKRHGFHEQTNDMFLFDAALEKMYIAIQDFRIAELDVAGGGAEQDEQREGSADTVLDGPGGASVTAEVRWDYSVGLLDEAEMAKVVAVAQTRPEDSMAKLVSMLLHEKPSAAVVELVQDHKALHKDQGEFAVNSVLANATKMLPKGAVPPSNVRYALVSDASAGVGVGANAEGDKTVAAAVVLGEPLGLQQQQQQQQQQQQQTAQEDALSVDILVVPSQVSQHLTSDENPVLDSLVRLAKPNAALVIAINGRQAYAAAASSLQSKGWRVDSTVFAGGAGDGHDAVVAVLRHCPDPDSAQQQNGEIIQAHDFVLVVPPTPSPATQSFSKILQEELVSQGNNVVVRSWDTIAGSESEPSVAGQASGGKSSPAIVVSLLELEQPMLADLSEDDFHALRGLILKSERILWVTGGGNDNDPSFYIVDGLARTISNETASLRFQTLHLSSPLSSTSSPSLVTRILSSDTPDNEFREVKGLLQTARIYKSAAGERRIARHLKDATRIVPLAQEKSPVRLAIGRPGLLDTLHFVKDERTLEPLADTDVEISVRASSINFKDIMGAMGLVPVPMLGLEASGIVVRTGAAVTNVKAGDRVAAHAYGSHATTVRTHHAVVHKLPDSITFEQGAAINLVHVTAYYALVRLAKLRKGQSVLIHAAAGGVGQAAIQLATYLGLVIYVTVGSESKRQLMRERFGIPEAHIFYSRDLSFVKGVERITRGRGVDCILNSLADELLRASWDSGCLAPFGTFVEIGLRDITNNSPLDMRPFVKNATFAFCDILNYPLEDLGAVLGEVYSLVEQGHLSPAHPLKAYRPGQVEEVFRVMQQGKHTGKAVLTFNTPGESDDDTRAPVFQRAADLFRLDPEATYLLVGGMGGLGRSLARNFAAAGARHIAFLSRSGDASAEARTLLAELTARWGVTARAYAADAADEASLRAAMAVCEREMPPVRGVVQLAMVLRDVVFEKMAHAQWAQPLRPKVAGSRNLHEYFGADRPLDFFVMCSSVSGVVGNPGQAAYAAGNTYQDALAAYRRKRGLKAVAVDLGVMRDVGVLAEGNAESGVLGQWEEAVGIPEPTFHALVKSVVHGQIQDQDSEEAVPEEVVTGLGTADVWAAHRLPPPFYFADPRFGPMAMTTTTASSSEGAGAETNTVSLPSQLAAVSSMQQAAEIVTEALVKRTADILQMPASEVDPKQPLYRYGVDSLTAIEVRNWITRELKANMALLEIVSAVPIREFAAKIAEKSQLVKVTA; translated from the exons ATGGGGTCTTCTCATGCTCTTCGGGACAACGTTCCCATAGCTGTGGTTGGGTTAGCCTGTCGTCTTCCCGGTGACGCCACCTGCCCGACTGAATACTGGAGCCTTttgaaagaaggaagag ATGCCTACTCAACCGATACAGACCGCTACAACACGTCAGCTTTCTACCATGCCAACCCCAAAGACCGGCAAAATGTGCTGCCGACCAAGGGCGGGCACTTCCTCAAAGAAGACCCCTACGCGTTCGACACATCTTTCTTCAAGCTtacggcggccgaggcggctgTTCTAGACCCCAAGCAGCGCATCTTGCTCGAGGTGACGTAtgaggccctcgagaacgCCGGCCTACCGCTGCCCCGGGTGGCGGGCACGCGCACTGCATGCATCATCGGCACAGCATGGAGCGACTACCGCGACGCCCTCGTGCGCGACTTCGAGCAATGGCCGCGCCTCTATCTGATGGGCGTCAGCGACGAGATGGTCAGCAACCGGCTGTCGCATTATTTCGACCTGCGCGGCCCCAGCCTGACGGTCGAGACGGCCTGCTCGTCCAGTCTCGTGGCCATTCACCAAGCGTGCGAGAGCTTGCGGTCTGGTCAAGCAGAG ATGGCCGTGGCGGGCGGAATCAACATGATACTCGGACCCGAGGCCACCATGGAACTCAACAGCCTGGGAGTTCTTAATCCGGACGGACGATCACTCTCCTTTGACGAGGGAGCGAACGGTTACGGGCGTGCCGAGGGCtgcggcatcgtcgtcctcaagCCGTTGGATCAGGCCGTCCGCGACGGGGACCACATCCGTGCCGTCATCCGCGGGAGCGGTGTCAACTCGGACGGCTGGACCAAGACCATCTCAACGCCGTCCGGCCAGGCACAGGCCGACCTGATTCGACAGGTCTACGAGTCGAACGGGCTGGACTATGACTCGACCCAGTACGTCGAGGCTCACGGGACCGGCACTAAAGTCGGAGACCCCATCGAGCTGGGGGCGATCCACGACACGATCGGCCGTAACGCGAGCCAGTCTCGCAAGCTGTACGTGGGCAGCGTGAAGGCGAACATCGGCCACCTCGAGCCCGCCGCGGGCGTGGCGGGCTTCATCAAGGGCGTGCTGTCGCTGGAGCACGGCATGATCCCGCCCAACGTCCACTTTCACAAGGCCAACTCTCGCATTCCCTTTGACAAGTGGAACATGGTGGTCCCGACCTCGTTGAcgccctggccggcggccgagaccaAGCGCATGAGCGTCAGCAGCTTCGGCATGGGCGGCACCAACGcccacgtcgtcctcgaggaatACCAGAAGCCGGCAAAGCTACTGACGAATGGGCACAGTAGCCATGATCTTGATACCCCTAGCAGTGGCGTCGTTGTCGACAAGAAGAGACTATTTGTCTTCAGCAGTCACGACCAGGCGGGCATCAAGCGCGTCTCCGACACACTCCTGCGGCACCTTGCCAACGTCCGGCGCGAAAACCCGACGTGGACGcccgagaagggcgagcCCGAGTACCTGGCCAACCTCGCGCACACGCTCAGCACCGCTCGCTCCAGCCTGGGATGGAAGGCTAGCTGCGTGGCGAGCAGCCTGTCGCAGCTGGAGGCCCATCTCGCGGCCGCTCCCGCTGAGGAGGCGTGGAAGATCTCacgcgcctcctcctcctcctcctctgcttCCGAATCAAAACAAATACGCATCGGCTTTGTCTTCACGGGTCAGGGTGCCCAGTGGGCCGGCATGGGcatcgagctcctcgcgcgGCCCGTGTTTCGGGACTCGGTCGCCCGGTCGACTGCCATCCTCAAAAGCCTCGGCTGCACCTGGGATCCCGTGGCTGAGCTGTCCAAGACAGGCAAGGAATCCCGACTAGGTAAACCCGAGATCAGCCAGCCTGTCTGCAGCGTACTCCAgatcgccctcgtcgacgagatccgGTCGTGGGGCTCTCCGGGCCTCAGCAAGCCGGCCAAGGTCGTCGGCCACTCGAGTGGCGAGATCGCGGCGGCGTACTGCATGGGAGCCCTCACGCATCGGGACGCCCTCGTGGTGGCCTACTCGCGCGGCACGGCTTCGGCCTTGCtgccgacggtggcgccACACTTGAACggcgccatgatggcggcgggaTGCTCCCGCGAGACGGCTGACGACCTCATCGAGAAGCTTGGGCTGGCCGGTCAGGTCGGTGTCGGCTGCGTCAACTCCCCGTCAAGCATCACCCTCTCCGGAGACTCGACGGCGATAGATGCCATGGCGGCTGCGCTCGAGGAACAGAAGATCTTTTGCCGGCGGCTCAAGGTCCAGGTGGCCTACCACTCGTCACACGTGGCGGCCGTATCCGGCGAATACTACCAGGCCatggagggcgtcgagcccGTTCCCGTTGTGTCTGCGGATGAAGATAATGGTGATGATAGTGGCGCTCCCCGTCCCCGCATGATCTCTAGCgtgctgggcgacgaggtgtCTTATGAGCAGCTGGGCCCCTTCTACTGGCTGCAGAACTTCCTGTCTCCCGTGCTGTTCTCCGACGCCTTAAAAAACCTCGTCCAGCCGGAAGGAAAGACGGAACCTGAGATCGACTTGCTTGTCGAGATCGGACCGCATAGTACCCTGGGCGGTCCCATCGAGCAGATCCTGTCACATTACGGCGTGAAAGATGTCGCATACCAGTCCCTTCTTCGACGCGGCGCTGACGCGGTCGAGACGAGCCTGCGGTTGGCCCAAGAACTATGCCACCAGGGCATCCCGCTAGACTTGGCCAAGGTCAACGGCGATGTGCCGTCGGTCGACCTGCTGACGGACCTGCCCCCGTATCCCTGGATGCACGACAATAAGTACAACGCCTATCCACGGGTACAGAGGGAACGCTGGTTTCGGAATCAGCCCGCCAGGGGCCTCTTGGGGGCTCCGACCCCGGTCATGCAGGAGAAGCAGCACGTGTGGCGCGGCTTCATCcggctggacgacgagccaTGGCTCGCCGGGCACAAGGTCGGCGACACGGTCGTCTTCCCCGCGGCCGGCATGATCAGCATGGTGCTCGAGGCggtgcagcagctcgccgagccgGGCAAAACCATCAACGCTCTGCGTCTGCGAGACGTGTCGGTCATGGCTGCCCTGTCGATTCTCGAAGGCGTAGCTACCGAGACGGTCGTCACTATCTCGCATGGGTCCGGTTCGTCGGGCCAAGGAGGACCCTGGTGGGACTTCACCCTATCGTCAGCCAACACCAGCTCCAGCCAGCTGCGGGATAACTGCCGCGGTCTCATAGCCATCGATTACGCGGCCGGCAAGAGCGAGCACATGGCACGCGAAGAGGCGCATGTTGTCACTCAACGGGCGGCACAGTACCGCGAGGCCGTGCAGGAGCTCCGCGAGCCCATCGCCAAGGACGACTTCTACGAGCAGATTGCGCAGGGCACCGGCTTCAAATACGGTGAGCTGTTCCAGGGCGTAGAGGACCTGCTCGTGGGGCCCGGCAAGACGCACTTCCGGCTGCGCGTCACCGACATCGGCAAAACGTTCAGCCAGGGGCAAATGGGGCCGGATACGGAGACGGAACCGGAACCGGAGCCGAAAGCGGGGCCGAAAACGAGACCGGACAATGGCACGCAGCACCGCCGGCCCTTTTTGATCCACGCGGCCACGCTCGACGCCATCTTCCAGTGCTGGGTGGGCGCTACGTATCGCAAcggcgggctgggcctgAAGCCATTCGCGCCCACACGTCTCGGCGCCATGGAGATCCGGATGGATGTGCCCGGTGCGCCGGACGAGATCATGGTCGGATACAGCACCAACAAGCGCCACGGGTTCCACGAGCAGACCAACGACATGTTCCTGTTCGACGCGGCGCTCGAAAAGATGTACATCGCGATCCAGGACTTCCGCATCGCGGAACTCGACGTTgcgggaggcggcgccgagcaggacgagCAGCGAGAGGGCAGCGCCGATACCGTTCTCGACGGGCCCGGCGGCGCGTCCGTCACGGCCGAGGTGCGATGGGACTATTCAGTTGGTTTGCTTGACGAGGCAGAAATGGCCAAGGTGGTGGCGGTAGCGCAGACTCGGCCCGAAGACAGCATGGCTAAGCTGGTCAGCATGTTGCTCCATGAGAagccctcggcggcggtcgtcgagctcgtACAGGACCACAAGGCTCTGCACAAGGACCAAGGCGAGTTCGCCGTAAACAGCGTTCTTGCCAACGCCACTAAGATGCTGCCGAAAGGCGCAGTGCCGCCCTCCAACGTCCGCTATGCGCTGGTGAGCGACGCGTCCGCAggtgtcggtgtcggtgccAATGCTGAAGGGGACAAGACcgtggctgctgctgtagTGCTTGGTGAACCACTGGGAttgcaacaacaacaacaacaacaacaacaacaacaacaacagaccGCTCAAGAAGACGCCTTGTCTGTGGATATCTTGGTCGTTCCGTCGCAGGTCTCCCAACACCTGACGAGTGATGAAAATCCTGTCCTGGATTCTTTGGTTCGCCTGGCCAAGCCGAATGCAGCactcgtcatcgccatcaacgGTCGTCAGGCTtacgcagcagcagcatcttcGCTCCAGTCCAAGGGATGGCGAGTCGATTCGACAGTGTTTGCAGGTGGCGCTGGAGATGGCCATGATGCGGTCGTAGCCGTGTTAAGACATTGCCCAGACCCAGACTCGGCACAGCAGCAAAACGGCGAGATAATTCAAGCCCAcgacttcgtcctcgtcgtacCACCTACACCTTCACCTGCCACCCAATCCTTCTCCAAGATATTGCAAGAAGAGCTGGTTTCTCAAGGGAATAACGTCGTCGTGAGGAGCTGGGATACAATCGCCGGTTCCGAGTCCGAACCCAGCGTGGCCGGTCAAGCGTCCGGCGGCAAGTCGTCTCCCGCCATCGTCGTGTCTCTCTTGGAGCTCGAGCAGCCCATGCTAGCGGACCTTTCCGAGGATGATTTTCATGCACTCCGAGGCCTGATCTTGAAGAGCGAGCGGATCCTATGGGTcactggcggcggcaatgACAATGACCCATCCTTCTACATCGTTGACGGGCTCGCACGAACCATCTCCAACGAGACGGCCAGTCTGCGGTTCCAAACGCTTCATCTCAGCAGCCCGTTGTCATCGACTTCGTCTCCGTCACTCGTCACTAGGATCCTCTCAAGCGATACGCCGGACAACGAGTTCcgcgaggtcaagggcctgCTGCAGACAGCCCGTATATACAAGAGCGCAGCAGGTGAGCGGCGCATCGCCCGCCACCTCAAGGACGCTACGCGCATCGTACCCCTGGCCCAAGAAAAGTCACCCGTCCGCCTGGCCATCGGCCGTCCCGGGCTGCTGGACACGCTGCACTTTGTCAAGGATGAGCGGACACTCGAGCCGCTCGCCGACACGGATGTCGAGATCAGCGTGCGCGCCTCGAGCATCAACTTCAAAGACATCATGGGTGCCATGGGGCTAGTACCGGTGCCGATGCTGGGCCTGGAAGCcagcggcatcgtcgtccgGACCGGCGCCGCAGTCACCAAtgtcaaggccggcgaccgTGTGGCGGCCCACGCCTACGGAAGCCATGCCACCACCGTCCGGACTCACCACGCCGTCGTCCATAAGCTGCCCGACTCCATCACTTTCGAACagggcgccgccatcaaccTGGTGCACGTTACGGCGTACTACGCGCTCGTCCGGCTGGCCAAGCTGCGCAAGGGCCAGTCGGTTCTGATccacgccgcggccggcggtgtCGGACAGGCCGCCATCCAGCTGGCCACGTACCTGGGTCTGGTCATCTATGTGACCGTCGGCTCCGAGAGCAAGCGGCAGCTCATGCGGGAGCGCTTCGGGATCCCCGAGGCGCACATCTTCTACTCGCGCGACCTCAGTTtcgtcaagggcgtcgagcgcATCACTCGGGGGCGCGGCGTCGACTGCATCCTCAACtcgctcgccgacgagctgctgcggGCTTCGTGGGACTCGGGCTGTCTCGCGCCCTTTGGCACCTTTGTCGAGATCGGTCTGCGTGACATTACCAACAACTCGCCGCTCGACATGCGTCCCTTTGTTAAGAACGCAACGTTTGCCTTCTGCGACATCCTCAACTACCCACTCGAGGATCTcggtgccgtcctcggcgaggtctacagcctcgtcgagcagggccaCCTCTCGCCCGCCCACCCGCTAAAGGCGTACCGCCCTggccaggtcgaggaggtctTCCGCGTCATGCAGCAGGGCAAACACAccggcaaggccgtcctcACCTTCAACACGCCGGGCGagtccgacgacgacacgcGCGCCCCCGTGTTCCAGCGCGCTGCCGACCTGTTCCGCCTCGACCCGGAGGCCACATACCTCCTGGTCGGTGGCATGGGCGGCCTCGGTCGCAGTCTAGCCCGGAactttgccgccgccggtgcccgCCACATCGCCTTCCTTTCGCGCTCCGGTgacgcctcggccgaggcgcggacgctgctggccgagctgACCGCGCGCTGGGGCGTCACGGCGCGCGCATATGCGGCCGACGCGGCCGATGAGGCCTCGCTGCGCGCTGCTATGGCGGTATGCGAGCGTGAGATGCCGCCCGTACGGGGCGTCGTGCAGCTGGCCATGGTGCTCCGCGACGTGGTTTTCGAGAAGATGGCACACGCGCAGTGGGCGCAGCCGCTGCGGCCCAAAGTGGCCGGGTCGCGTAACCTGCACGAGTACTTTGGCGCCGACCGGCCtctcgacttcttcgtcatgtGTTCGTCCGTGTCGGGCGTCGTAGGCAACCCGGGCCAGGCGGCGTACGCGGCCGGGAACACGTACCAAgacgcgctggcggcgtaCCGGCGGAAGCGGGGGCTCAAGGCCGTGGCGGTCGACCTGGGCGTCATGCGAGACGTCGGCGTGCTCGCCGAGGGGAACGCCGAGAGCGGCGTGCTGGGCCAGTGGGAGGAGGCTGTTGGCATCCCCGAGCCCACCTTTCACGCTCTCGTCAAGAGCGTGGTTCATGGCCAGATTCAGGACCAGGACTCGGAGGAAGCAGTCCCTGAGGAGGTGGTCACCGGCCTGGGCACTGCCGATGTCTGGGCCGCCCACCGGCTCCCTCCGCCGTTCTACTTCGCCGACCCGCGCTTCGGCCCTATGGCCATGACCACGAccacggcctcctcgtcagaaggcgccggcgccgagacgAACACGGTCTCGCTACCCTCACAGCTCGCGGCTGTGTCCTCGATGCAGcaggcggccgagatcgTGACCGAGGCGCTGGTGAAGCGGACGGCCGACATCCTCCAGATGCCGGCATCCGAGGTGGATCCAAAGCAGCCGCTGTACCGTTACGGCGTCGACTCGCTGACCGCCATCGAGGTGCGCAACTGGATCACGCGCGAGCTCAAGGCCAACATGGCGCTGCTGGAGATCGTGTCAGCCGTGCCGATCCGCGAGTTCGCGGCTAAGATTGCCGAGAAGAGCCAGCTGGTCAAGGTTACAGCGTAG